The Candidatus Hydrogenedentota bacterium genome includes a window with the following:
- a CDS encoding DUF1080 domain-containing protein, translating into MTTRNRFAALLVCGTFLLGASLICMQGHAQQAPAGTVHLFNGKDLSGFYTFIKDRGKDTDPKKVFTVTDGILRISGEELGCITSNEEFENYRLIAEYKWGEKTWAPRVDKARDSGILLHSIGADGAYGGIWMNSIECQLIEGGSGDFIVVGDNSDTFAITSHTAPEKVADCYVYQPGGKPATINGGRINWFGRDPGWQDVKNFRGAKDVEKPIGEWNTYECVVEGNTIKVLINGVLVNECYDVKPCKGRIQIQSEMAEIFFRRFDIEPLPKH; encoded by the coding sequence ATGACCACGCGTAATCGATTTGCAGCTTTGTTGGTGTGCGGGACGTTTCTGTTGGGTGCATCGCTGATTTGCATGCAGGGGCACGCACAACAAGCGCCTGCGGGAACAGTACATTTGTTCAACGGCAAGGATTTGTCGGGGTTCTACACGTTCATCAAGGATCGCGGTAAAGACACGGATCCCAAGAAAGTGTTCACGGTAACGGACGGAATTCTGCGTATATCGGGCGAAGAGCTCGGGTGCATCACCTCCAACGAGGAATTCGAGAACTACCGGTTGATCGCGGAATACAAGTGGGGCGAGAAGACGTGGGCGCCGCGTGTCGATAAAGCGCGGGACAGCGGCATTCTCCTGCATTCGATCGGCGCGGATGGCGCATACGGCGGCATCTGGATGAACTCGATCGAATGCCAGTTGATCGAGGGCGGCTCGGGCGACTTCATTGTGGTTGGCGACAACAGCGACACGTTCGCGATCACGAGCCACACCGCGCCAGAAAAGGTCGCTGACTGCTACGTGTATCAGCCCGGCGGAAAGCCGGCCACCATCAACGGCGGACGCATCAATTGGTTTGGCCGCGATCCGGGTTGGCAGGATGTGAAGAATTTCCGCGGCGCCAAGGACGTCGAGAAGCCCATCGGCGAATGGAACACGTACGAGTGCGTCGTCGAGGGCAACACAATCAAAGTACTCATTAACGGCGTCCTCGTGAACGAGTGCTACGACGTCAAGCCCTGCAAGGGCCGCATTCAAATTCAATCCGAGATGGCGGAGATCTTCTTCCGCCGCTTTGACATCGAGCCTTTGCCCAAGCACTAA
- the pepF gene encoding oligoendopeptidase F translates to MAKTNKAPLRSEVKAEDTWDLSPLFKNDDAWHKAYAEFEKRIEGFAAFRGKLGKSAKMLRACYDFDVDLDKLAERLSQYAFLKASEDVSNSTYQGMVQQYVFMATRASEAASFIAPEIQAIPEKTIQAYLNDPVLKDFRFSLEKLLRYRKHILSEKEERLLAMQGEVAGTAGKVFGQLNDADLKFGDVKDERGRKTELTQGSFRSLLESPKRAVRKQAFHQFYKEYGEHANTLAATLSSSVLQDIYHARVRNYPSALEASLFSDNVPVAVYDSLIQAVHDHLDTMYRYFEVRRKALKLGQIHAYDIFVPIVQTKRVNIPYGNAVSTILESLEPLGGEYCKALEKGLKGRWVDRYENKGKRSGAFSSGAYVGPPYILMNYRNDVMDSMFTLAHEAGHSMHTYFSARNQPYQYYNYTIFVAEVASTFNEQLLGKYLFERAKDKRTRAFLINKEIDEIRGTIIRQTMFAEYEKVIHAIAESGEPLTLERLRAEYGKLLELYFGPKFTLDEELSLEGLRIPHFYSAFYVYKYATGLSAAIALSQRVLNGGKAEREAYLRFLSSGGSKFPLDLLRDAGVDMESPEPVATAMARFKTLVDELAELV, encoded by the coding sequence ATGGCCAAGACCAACAAGGCTCCGCTTCGCAGTGAAGTAAAGGCAGAGGACACGTGGGACCTCTCGCCCCTGTTCAAGAACGATGACGCATGGCACAAGGCGTACGCCGAGTTCGAGAAGCGCATCGAGGGGTTTGCCGCCTTTCGTGGAAAGCTGGGGAAGTCCGCGAAGATGCTGCGGGCCTGCTACGATTTTGATGTGGACCTGGACAAGCTCGCGGAGCGTCTGTCGCAGTATGCATTCCTGAAGGCCTCGGAGGACGTGTCCAACAGCACCTACCAGGGCATGGTGCAGCAATATGTGTTCATGGCGACGCGAGCCAGCGAGGCGGCGAGTTTCATCGCGCCCGAGATCCAAGCCATTCCTGAGAAAACAATTCAAGCCTATCTCAACGATCCCGTGCTCAAAGACTTCCGTTTCAGCTTGGAAAAGCTGCTTCGTTATCGCAAGCACATTCTCTCCGAGAAAGAAGAGCGTTTGCTTGCCATGCAGGGCGAAGTGGCCGGCACGGCGGGCAAAGTCTTTGGCCAGTTGAACGATGCCGATCTGAAGTTCGGGGACGTGAAGGACGAACGAGGCAGGAAGACCGAACTGACGCAAGGCTCTTTTCGCAGCCTGCTCGAATCGCCCAAACGCGCCGTGCGCAAACAGGCTTTCCATCAGTTCTACAAGGAATACGGCGAGCACGCGAACACGCTCGCGGCAACGCTCAGTTCGTCCGTGCTGCAGGACATCTATCACGCGCGCGTCCGCAACTATCCCTCCGCGCTTGAGGCGTCTCTCTTCAGCGACAATGTGCCGGTGGCCGTTTACGACAGCCTTATTCAGGCGGTGCACGACCATCTCGACACCATGTACCGCTACTTCGAAGTCCGCCGAAAGGCGCTGAAGCTGGGGCAGATCCACGCCTACGACATTTTCGTCCCCATTGTGCAGACAAAGCGCGTGAACATTCCCTACGGCAACGCGGTATCGACGATTCTCGAATCGCTGGAGCCGCTGGGCGGAGAGTACTGCAAGGCGCTGGAGAAAGGTCTCAAGGGGCGCTGGGTCGACCGCTACGAGAACAAGGGAAAGCGCAGCGGCGCGTTCTCGTCGGGCGCTTACGTCGGGCCGCCGTATATCTTGATGAACTACCGCAATGACGTCATGGACAGCATGTTCACGCTGGCGCACGAAGCGGGGCATTCCATGCACACGTACTTCAGCGCGCGCAATCAGCCTTACCAGTATTACAACTACACCATCTTCGTTGCGGAAGTTGCATCGACATTCAATGAGCAACTGCTCGGCAAGTATCTTTTTGAGCGCGCGAAAGACAAACGCACGCGCGCCTTCCTCATCAACAAAGAGATTGACGAGATTCGCGGCACCATCATCCGGCAGACGATGTTCGCGGAGTACGAGAAAGTGATTCACGCCATCGCGGAGAGCGGCGAGCCCCTCACGCTTGAGCGCCTGCGCGCCGAATACGGCAAGTTGCTCGAACTCTACTTCGGGCCCAAGTTCACCCTTGACGAAGAGCTGTCGCTGGAGGGACTGCGCATACCGCACTTCTACAGCGCCTTCTACGTCTATAAGTATGCGACGGGACTGTCCGCAGCGATTGCCCTGTCGCAACGCGTGCTCAACGGCGGCAAGGCCGAGCGCGAAGCCTACCTGCGCTTTCTGTCGAGCGGCGGCTCGAAGTTCCCCCTGGATCTGCTGCGCGATGCCGGTGTGGATATGGAGAGTCCGGAGCCCGTCGCGACTGCGATGGCGCGGTTCAAGACGCTGGTCGACGAGTTGGCCGAGTTGGTCTAA